From the Sebastes umbrosus isolate fSebUmb1 chromosome 2, fSebUmb1.pri, whole genome shotgun sequence genome, one window contains:
- the psmd14 gene encoding 26S proteasome non-ATPase regulatory subunit 14, which produces MDRLLRLGGGMPGLGQGPPTDAPAVDTAEQVYISSLALLKMLKHGRAGVPMEVMGLMLGEFVDDYTVRVIDVFAMPQSGTGVSVEAVDPVFQAKMLDMLKQTGRPEMVVGWYHSHPGFGCWLSGVDINTQQSFEALSERAVAVVVDPIQSVKGKVVIDAFRLINANMMVLGHEPRQTTSNLGHLNKPSIQALIHGLNRHYYSITINYRKNELEQKMLLNLHKKSWMEGLTLQDYSEHCKLNETIVKEMLELAKNYNKAVEEEDKMTPEQLAIKNVGKQDPKRHLEEHVDVLMTSNIVQCLAAMLDTVVFQ; this is translated from the exons ATGGACCGGCTGCTGAGGCTCGGAGGTGGAATGCCAGGGCTTGGCCAG GGCCCCCCAACAGATGCACCTGCTGTGGACACAGCAGAGCAGgtttacatctcctctctggcCCTGCTCAAG ATGTTGAAGCACGGGCGTGCTGGTGTACCAATGGAGGTCATGGGATTGATGCTGGGAGAATTTGTTGATGACTACACAGTGCGAGTGATCGATGTGTTTGCCATGCCCCAGTCAGGAACA GGTGTGAGTGTTGAAGCAGTGGACCCTGTGTTCCAGGCCAAGATGTTGGATATGTTGAAGCAGACTGGCAg ACCAGAGATGGTGGTGGGGTGGTACCACAGTCACCCTGGATTTGGCTGTTGGTTGTCTGGCGTGGACATCAACACACAGCAGAGTTTCGAGGCCTTGTCAGAGCGAGCTGTCGCAGTGGTGGTTGATCCCATTCAGAGCGTCAAAGGAAAG GTTGTTATTGATGCCTTCAGATTGATCAACGCCAACATGATGGTGTTGGGTCATGAACCAAGACAAACCACATCCAACCTTGGTCATCTGAACAAGCCCTCAATCCAG GCTCTGATTCATGGACTCAACAGACACTACTACTCCATCACCATCAATTACAGGAAAAATGAGCTGGAGCAAAAG ATGCTGTTGAACCTGCATAAGAAGAGCTGGATGGAGGGCCTGACCCTGCAGGACTACAGTGAGCACTGCAAGCTCAATGAGACCATCGTCAAGGAAATGCTGGAGCTGGCTAAGAACTACAACAAG GCTGTTGAAGAGGAGGACAAAATGACCCCAGAGCAGCTGGCAATCAAGAACGTTGGAAAACAG GATCCCAAGAGGCACTTGGAGGAGCACGTAGACGTTTTAATGACATCCAACATTGTTCAGTGCCTAGCCGCCATGTTGGATACCGTAGTTTTCCAGTGA